One part of the Thermodesulfovibrio sp. 3462-1 genome encodes these proteins:
- a CDS encoding ABC transporter ATP-binding protein produces MLGNEVLLQAQNLRIVYKNSTIIDDINFYVDKGEIFSIVGESGSGKTLTGLSIINLLPDYFSIDGKLIFKGENILNFSLSQIQKIRGKHISCIFQDPMVSLNPVIKVGYQVAEMFIYHYKLPKKEAMEKTNKIFNELKIAHIINNYPHQLSGGMRQRVMIAMAIACEPELIIADEPTTALDVTVQEEILDLLYYLVKEKGRAMILITHDMNILGEYADRVMVMYAGRIMEMGHVEEIFKHPLHPYTKALLDCLPAEGKKIEGIPGHVPNIKNLPHGCVFYPRCKYKSKECSLEPPCLREVSPGHLIRCFLH; encoded by the coding sequence TTGTTAGGCAATGAAGTGCTACTTCAGGCTCAAAATCTAAGAATAGTTTATAAAAATTCTACAATCATAGATGATATCAATTTTTATGTTGACAAAGGTGAAATATTCTCTATTGTTGGAGAAAGTGGCAGTGGTAAAACTCTTACTGGGCTTTCAATAATAAATCTTTTGCCAGATTATTTCAGTATTGATGGCAAGTTAATATTTAAAGGTGAAAATATTCTTAATTTTTCTCTGTCTCAAATTCAAAAAATACGAGGAAAACATATTTCTTGCATATTTCAGGATCCTATGGTTTCCTTAAATCCTGTTATAAAAGTAGGATATCAAGTTGCAGAGATGTTTATCTATCATTATAAATTGCCTAAAAAAGAAGCTATGGAAAAAACTAATAAAATTTTCAACGAACTTAAAATAGCCCATATAATCAATAACTATCCCCATCAGCTTTCAGGTGGAATGCGTCAGAGAGTTATGATAGCAATGGCAATAGCATGTGAGCCAGAACTAATCATAGCTGATGAACCTACAACAGCCCTTGATGTAACTGTGCAGGAAGAAATTCTTGATCTTCTCTATTATTTAGTTAAAGAAAAGGGAAGAGCTATGATTTTAATAACTCATGATATGAACATTCTTGGTGAATATGCAGACAGAGTAATGGTTATGTATGCAGGAAGAATTATGGAGATGGGACATGTGGAAGAAATTTTTAAACATCCATTGCATCCTTACACCAAAGCTCTTTTAGATTGCTTGCCGGCAGAAGGCAAAAAAATAGAAGGAATTCCGGGTCATGTTCCAAACATTAAAAACCTGCCTCATGGATGCGTATTTTATCCAAGATGTAAATACAAAAGCAAGGAGTGCTCACTTGAGCCTCCTTGTCTTCGTGAAGTAAGTCCTGGACATTTAATCAGATGTTTTTTACATTGA
- a CDS encoding SufD family Fe-S cluster assembly protein — MPVSKKYLEEIRKRAEKALNKTAIYGEDIDLTKFQKHIERGKIESLELLPELAKEAALMAGVDVEEKERSGSYLQIDHSVVYKRLSKLYEGKIELMSTNEAVETYEWLEEYFWRIVQPDTDKYTAQVALNPTHGYFIRILPGQKLEYPLQTCLMIAEGYISQNVHNIIIVEEGAELHVITGCTLSRSDATGIHLGISEFYVKKGGKLFFTMIHNWAENFYVRPRTAVLVEEDGVYVNNYALLKPVKSIQSFPTVYLKGDRASARFNTVIYGLKDSYIDLGSKIIFEGKDTKGESLARTIADHKSVIYSRGDLIAKTGQYCMGRLDCRGIIFSKDASIYAIPQLISYGADKADLSHEASIGPISEEQVEYLMSRGMTKDEATSLITSGFLNLDIPFLPEIIDKHIKEVIQITSKESM, encoded by the coding sequence ATGCCAGTAAGCAAGAAATACTTGGAGGAAATCCGAAAAAGAGCCGAAAAAGCCTTAAACAAAACAGCAATTTATGGAGAGGATATAGATTTAACAAAATTTCAAAAACATATTGAAAGAGGAAAAATAGAGTCTCTTGAGCTTCTTCCAGAGCTTGCAAAAGAAGCTGCTTTAATGGCAGGTGTGGATGTTGAGGAAAAAGAACGTTCAGGCTCTTATCTGCAGATAGACCACTCAGTAGTATATAAAAGGCTGAGCAAACTTTATGAAGGCAAGATTGAACTGATGAGCACAAATGAAGCAGTTGAAACTTATGAATGGCTTGAGGAATATTTCTGGAGAATTGTTCAGCCTGATACTGATAAATACACTGCCCAGGTTGCTCTAAATCCAACGCATGGATATTTTATAAGAATACTGCCAGGGCAGAAGCTTGAATATCCACTTCAAACCTGTCTGATGATTGCAGAGGGCTATATAAGTCAGAATGTTCACAATATAATCATCGTTGAAGAAGGAGCTGAGCTTCATGTAATTACAGGTTGCACTCTTTCAAGGTCTGATGCTACGGGAATACATCTTGGAATTTCAGAGTTTTATGTTAAAAAAGGTGGAAAGCTTTTTTTTACAATGATACATAACTGGGCTGAAAACTTTTATGTAAGACCAAGAACAGCAGTTCTGGTTGAAGAGGATGGAGTATATGTAAATAATTATGCTTTGCTTAAACCTGTTAAATCCATTCAATCATTTCCTACAGTTTATCTAAAAGGAGACAGAGCCTCAGCAAGATTTAATACAGTAATTTACGGACTTAAAGATTCCTACATTGACCTGGGCTCTAAAATAATTTTTGAGGGAAAAGATACAAAGGGAGAGTCTTTGGCAAGAACAATTGCTGATCATAAAAGTGTAATTTACTCTCGTGGTGACCTTATTGCAAAAACAGGTCAATACTGTATGGGGAGGCTTGACTGTAGAGGTATAATATTCTCAAAAGATGCATCAATATATGCAATTCCTCAACTTATTTCATATGGAGCAGACAAAGCAGACCTCTCTCATGAAGCATCAATTGGACCTATATCAGAAGAACAGGTTGAGTATCTTATGTCAAGAGGAATGACAAAGGATGAGGCAACAAGCCTTATTACAAGCGGATTTTTAAATCTTGATATACCTTTCCTACCCGAGATAATAGACAAACACATAAAGGAGGTAATACAAATAACATCTAAGGAATCAATGTAA
- the ispH gene encoding 4-hydroxy-3-methylbut-2-enyl diphosphate reductase has translation MLKNIVLVENAGFCFGVKRAIDIAFDIAQKHKQGVFTLGPIIHNPQVVEKLKELGVYPIDNINEKNIKTLIIRAHGIPKEKFEELKKLGIEIIDATCPFVKKAQRLAEKLASEGYQVLIIGDKEHPEVKGIFSYAGEKAAVISSDEIPVLNKKIGIIQQTTQPLSKVKEIMNNIINSLNEFEEIRIFNTLCNFTHKRLQATEKVAREVDVMIVVGGKNSANTTQLANLCKKIGVMTYHIEDAQEIDKDWVKSAKKIGVTAGASTPQWIIDEVIDKIKKFTN, from the coding sequence ATGTTAAAAAATATTGTTCTTGTGGAAAATGCAGGATTTTGTTTTGGTGTAAAAAGAGCAATTGATATAGCCTTTGATATTGCTCAAAAACATAAACAGGGCGTTTTTACACTTGGTCCTATAATTCACAATCCTCAAGTTGTAGAAAAACTAAAGGAGTTAGGAGTTTATCCCATAGATAATATCAATGAAAAAAATATAAAAACATTAATAATCAGAGCTCATGGAATCCCTAAAGAAAAATTTGAAGAGCTTAAAAAACTTGGGATTGAAATCATTGATGCTACCTGCCCATTTGTAAAAAAAGCTCAGAGGCTTGCTGAAAAATTAGCCTCTGAAGGTTATCAGGTTCTCATTATCGGAGACAAAGAACATCCAGAGGTTAAAGGAATTTTTAGTTATGCGGGCGAAAAAGCTGCTGTAATAAGCTCTGATGAAATTCCTGTTTTAAATAAAAAAATTGGAATAATCCAGCAGACAACCCAGCCACTTTCAAAGGTAAAAGAGATAATGAACAATATAATTAATTCTCTCAATGAATTTGAAGAAATAAGAATTTTTAACACACTTTGTAATTTTACACATAAAAGACTTCAGGCAACAGAGAAAGTTGCCCGAGAAGTAGATGTAATGATTGTTGTAGGTGGAAAAAACAGTGCAAATACAACTCAACTTGCCAATCTTTGCAAAAAAATTGGTGTAATGACATATCATATAGAAGATGCTCAGGAAATTGACAAAGACTGGGTTAAATCTGCTAAAAAAATTGGTGTAACTGCAGGAGCATCTACTCCACAATGGATAATTGATGAAGTTATTGATAAAATTAAAAAGTTTACAAATTAA
- the aroA gene encoding 3-phosphoshikimate 1-carboxyvinyltransferase: protein MEKVIRKAKALKGQITPPADKSISHRAVMFASLAEGASRIKNFLWAKDPLSSLNAMRLLGVDIQITETKEIIVNATGLHSLKEPDNVIDCGNSGTTIRLLSGILAGQPFLSILTGDESLRQRPMRRIIEPLNLMGAHILGRDSNKFPPLVIKGGCLKGINYNMPIASAQVKSAILLAALFAEGETSVTEPHKSRDHTEKMLKSMGVKLEINNNTIKITPPKYPLNPFDITIPNDFSSAAFFIAGACLVADSEVVIKNVCLNETRTGFLEVLKLMGAKIEIFNLKQQAGEPVGDILVKTASALKAVTVQGEIIPKLIDEFPILCVVATQAEGTTVIRDAKDLRAKESDRIRAMTIELSKMGADIKELDDGVEITGPCKLMGAQVYSYKDHRIAMALSIAALIAEGETVIKDADCVDISFPEFYHLLETLQR from the coding sequence ATGGAGAAAGTAATTAGAAAAGCGAAAGCACTTAAAGGACAGATAACTCCACCTGCAGATAAATCCATATCTCACAGAGCAGTTATGTTTGCCTCTCTGGCAGAGGGAGCCTCAAGGATAAAAAACTTTTTATGGGCAAAAGACCCTCTCAGCAGTCTTAATGCAATGAGATTACTCGGAGTGGATATTCAGATAACAGAGACAAAAGAAATCATAGTTAATGCAACGGGTTTACACTCCCTGAAAGAGCCTGACAATGTCATTGATTGTGGAAATTCTGGAACAACGATAAGACTACTTAGCGGAATACTTGCAGGGCAGCCATTTCTAAGCATTCTCACAGGTGATGAATCATTAAGACAAAGACCAATGAGGCGAATTATCGAGCCATTAAATCTTATGGGAGCGCACATTTTAGGTAGAGATTCTAACAAATTCCCACCTCTTGTGATAAAAGGAGGTTGTCTAAAAGGAATAAACTATAATATGCCCATTGCTTCTGCCCAGGTAAAAAGTGCAATTTTGCTTGCAGCTCTTTTTGCAGAGGGTGAAACTTCTGTCACAGAACCACATAAAAGCAGAGATCACACTGAGAAGATGCTTAAAAGCATGGGGGTTAAGCTTGAAATAAACAATAACACAATAAAAATAACCCCACCAAAGTATCCTCTTAATCCCTTTGATATAACCATACCAAATGATTTCTCATCAGCAGCTTTTTTTATTGCAGGAGCCTGTCTTGTTGCAGACTCTGAAGTGGTGATTAAAAATGTTTGCCTGAATGAGACAAGAACAGGCTTTCTTGAAGTTTTAAAATTAATGGGAGCAAAAATTGAAATTTTTAACTTAAAACAACAGGCAGGTGAGCCTGTGGGAGATATCTTAGTGAAAACCGCCAGTGCTCTTAAAGCTGTTACTGTTCAGGGTGAGATTATTCCAAAACTTATTGATGAATTTCCAATTTTGTGTGTTGTTGCAACTCAGGCTGAAGGAACTACAGTTATAAGGGATGCCAAAGATTTAAGAGCAAAGGAATCAGACAGAATAAGAGCAATGACCATAGAACTCAGTAAAATGGGTGCTGATATAAAAGAATTGGATGATGGAGTAGAAATTACTGGTCCATGTAAACTCATGGGAGCTCAAGTTTACTCCTATAAAGACCACAGAATTGCAATGGCACTGAGCATAGCAGCACTTATTGCAGAGGGTGAAACCGTGATAAAAGATGCAGATTGTGTGGACATATCATTTCCTGAATTTTATCATCTGCTTGAAACGCTTCAGAGATGA
- the cmk gene encoding (d)CMP kinase yields the protein MKRVIAIDGPSGAGKSTVSRQVAKALGFQYLDTGALYRAVAYYFFRNFQHIDNFSLLTEHEIEKELLNIKIYYENGRVFLYDEDVSELIRDPKVGAATSELSAKKIIRDFLLPLQRSFAEKMDTVAEGRDMTTVVFPDAWRKFYLDASAEVRARRRFEQLIQSGKKITFNEALRDVIERDKRDSSRKDAPLRISEDAFYIDTSELTAQEVISIILKKVAESG from the coding sequence ATGAAACGGGTTATAGCAATTGATGGACCTTCAGGTGCTGGTAAAAGCACTGTTTCAAGACAGGTAGCTAAAGCACTGGGCTTTCAATATCTTGATACTGGTGCTTTATACAGGGCTGTGGCATATTATTTTTTCAGGAATTTTCAGCACATTGATAATTTTTCACTGTTAACAGAGCATGAAATAGAAAAAGAACTTTTAAATATAAAAATTTACTATGAAAATGGCAGAGTTTTTTTATATGATGAAGATGTCTCAGAATTAATAAGAGACCCCAAAGTTGGTGCTGCTACATCAGAGCTTTCTGCTAAAAAAATAATTAGAGATTTTTTACTACCCCTACAAAGAAGTTTCGCAGAGAAAATGGATACTGTTGCTGAAGGCAGAGACATGACAACAGTTGTTTTTCCTGATGCATGGAGAAAATTTTATCTTGATGCGTCTGCAGAAGTAAGAGCTCGCAGAAGATTTGAGCAACTCATACAATCAGGCAAAAAAATAACCTTTAATGAAGCATTAAGAGATGTTATTGAGAGAGATAAAAGAGACTCATCCCGAAAAGATGCTCCTTTAAGAATCAGTGAAGATGCCTTTTACATTGATACATCAGAGCTTACAGCTCAAGAAGTTATTTCAATTATTTTAAAAAAAGTTGCAGAGTCTGGCTGA
- a CDS encoding winged helix-turn-helix domain-containing protein: protein MNKNEVNTAFEILLEEIEEVFNVISKEGEEAFKAQAFDKAKSLIEYGERLKSFREKVKSLQKEWQTIFSERVSVKVQKRGVKSKLKHGLRTPEDKFVIPILESLIELGGKAEMKDVLKLVHDKMKNILNKYDYEPLPSNSKQKRWENTAQWARNTMVNEGLLRSDSPRGIWELTEKGRRFYDENKSTT from the coding sequence ATGAATAAAAACGAAGTAAACACTGCTTTTGAAATCTTGCTTGAGGAGATTGAAGAGGTCTTTAATGTCATAAGCAAGGAAGGGGAAGAGGCTTTTAAAGCCCAAGCTTTTGATAAAGCAAAATCACTTATTGAATATGGCGAGCGTCTTAAATCTTTCAGGGAAAAGGTTAAATCCCTTCAAAAGGAATGGCAGACAATTTTTAGTGAAAGAGTGTCTGTGAAGGTTCAAAAAAGGGGAGTAAAAAGTAAGTTAAAACACGGTTTGAGAACCCCTGAGGATAAATTTGTAATACCCATTTTAGAATCGCTTATTGAACTCGGTGGAAAAGCAGAAATGAAAGATGTTTTAAAACTTGTGCATGATAAAATGAAGAATATTTTAAATAAATATGATTATGAACCCCTTCCTTCTAATTCGAAACAGAAGCGATGGGAAAATACTGCTCAATGGGCAAGGAACACTATGGTTAATGAAGGTTTGTTGCGATCTGATTCTCCACGGGGTATCTGGGAATTAACTGAAAAGGGAAGAAGATTTTATGACGAAAACAAAAGCACAACCTGA
- the sppA gene encoding signal peptide peptidase SppA, with the protein MKNKKLKIVLIVIGIIILLSFFITLMESSVARGKIALINVKGVIVESKTVIDEIKQYRKDPSIRAIVLRVDSPGGAVVPSQEIYEEIKRTISVKPVVVSMGSVAASGGYYISCPATKIIANPGTLTGSIGVLIEIPNIKGLLDKIGVKAEVIKSGKYKDITSPFKTLQSDEKEILQRLIDDVHAQFIKAVSEGRKIPLEKVKKIADGRVFTGIKAKELGLVDEVGDLDYAIKVAAQLGKIKGEPEIVTKKSTLFIELLKSDTESLIKKILPYIQVYYLYSPALQN; encoded by the coding sequence ATGAAAAATAAAAAACTCAAAATTGTTTTAATTGTTATAGGAATTATAATTTTGCTAAGTTTTTTCATTACTCTGATGGAAAGCAGCGTTGCCCGTGGTAAAATTGCATTGATTAATGTTAAAGGAGTTATTGTTGAATCAAAAACCGTTATTGATGAAATAAAACAATACAGAAAAGACCCTTCAATAAGAGCAATTGTTTTAAGGGTAGATAGCCCTGGAGGTGCTGTTGTTCCTTCACAGGAAATATATGAAGAAATAAAAAGAACAATTTCTGTGAAACCTGTTGTCGTTTCTATGGGTTCTGTGGCTGCTTCAGGAGGATATTATATCTCCTGCCCTGCTACAAAAATCATTGCAAATCCTGGAACTCTTACAGGTTCAATTGGTGTATTAATAGAAATACCAAATATAAAAGGCTTACTTGACAAAATTGGAGTTAAGGCAGAAGTGATAAAAAGTGGCAAATACAAAGATATTACATCTCCCTTTAAAACTCTTCAGAGCGATGAAAAAGAGATATTACAAAGACTGATAGATGATGTTCATGCACAATTTATCAAAGCTGTTAGTGAAGGGAGAAAAATTCCTTTAGAAAAAGTTAAAAAGATAGCAGATGGAAGAGTATTCACCGGGATAAAAGCAAAAGAACTCGGGCTTGTAGATGAGGTAGGCGATCTTGATTATGCTATTAAGGTAGCTGCACAGCTTGGAAAAATAAAAGGAGAGCCAGAGATAGTGACAAAAAAATCAACACTTTTTATTGAACTTTTAAAAAGTGATACTGAGTCATTAATAAAAAAGATTTTACCTTACATACAGGTGTATTATTTATATTCACCGGCATTGCAAAACTAA
- a CDS encoding HU family DNA-binding protein — MKKSELIERVSQKIEILTKKQIETIIDMIFDCMKEALSKGEKIEMRGFANFKIKQRPERTARNPKTGEKIKVPPQRAIHFKMSKALKDALNK; from the coding sequence ATGAAAAAATCAGAACTAATTGAAAGGGTTTCTCAAAAAATTGAAATTTTAACAAAAAAACAGATTGAGACAATAATAGATATGATTTTTGACTGTATGAAAGAGGCGCTTTCAAAGGGTGAAAAAATTGAAATGAGAGGATTTGCCAATTTTAAAATAAAACAAAGACCTGAAAGAACTGCAAGAAATCCAAAAACAGGTGAGAAGATTAAAGTTCCACCGCAGAGAGCAATACATTTTAAAATGAGTAAAGCTCTCAAAGACGCTTTAAATAAGTGA
- a CDS encoding 30S ribosomal protein S1, producing MQSEISEKQELESLYEGSLSHIERGEIVKGKIMGVRNDGVIVDVGYKFEGIIPLQEFSEEELKNIKATDEIEVFIEKIDDAQGIISLSKERALKIKGWEILIDAHEKGIPVEVTITGKTKGGVLTSFYGINGFIPASLLELRKPKNLDEYIGKTLKVKIEKIEPPKNLYGQWRNIKTSLIFSRKAYLEEERENLKKEVSEKIKEGLKIKGIVKNITNYGVFVDLGGIDGFLHISDISWGKVKHPSQFFEIGKEYEFIVLKFDSDSERVTLGYKQKKPDPWENIDKKYTPGMKVRGKVTRIEDFGLFVELEEGVEGLIHISELDWTTPKHPTYYAEVDEWINAKVLDIDKEKRKLSLSLKQLKPKPWELVAKKYKVGDRITGRVKTITDFGVFVRLSEGVDGLIHISDISWTKHVEHPSEFFKKGQKVEAVILNLEPEKEKLSLGVKQLTEDPWLREIPEKFKVGEVYNAKVIKKTEHGLFVDIEGIVEGLVYNSEVDKNKPVKEGDEIKVVVVKVDRDKRKIGLSMKKANEDEK from the coding sequence ATGCAGAGTGAGATTAGCGAAAAACAAGAATTGGAAAGTCTCTACGAGGGATCACTTTCTCATATAGAAAGAGGAGAAATTGTAAAAGGAAAAATAATGGGAGTAAGAAATGATGGTGTAATAGTAGATGTAGGATATAAATTTGAAGGAATTATTCCACTTCAGGAATTTTCAGAAGAAGAATTGAAAAACATTAAAGCCACAGATGAAATAGAAGTTTTTATTGAAAAAATAGATGATGCTCAGGGAATAATATCTCTATCAAAAGAAAGAGCATTGAAAATAAAGGGTTGGGAGATTCTGATCGATGCCCATGAGAAAGGCATTCCTGTTGAGGTAACAATTACAGGTAAAACAAAAGGAGGAGTTTTAACAAGTTTTTACGGCATAAATGGATTTATTCCTGCTTCATTGCTTGAACTTAGAAAGCCCAAAAACCTTGATGAATACATAGGAAAAACTCTTAAGGTAAAAATAGAAAAAATTGAGCCTCCAAAAAATCTTTATGGACAATGGAGGAATATTAAAACTTCTTTAATATTTTCAAGAAAAGCTTACTTAGAGGAAGAAAGGGAAAATCTTAAAAAGGAAGTATCTGAAAAAATCAAAGAAGGCTTAAAAATAAAAGGCATTGTAAAAAACATAACAAATTATGGAGTTTTTGTTGATTTAGGAGGAATAGACGGCTTCTTGCATATTTCAGATATATCATGGGGAAAAGTTAAACATCCTTCTCAATTTTTTGAAATAGGTAAAGAATATGAGTTTATTGTATTGAAATTTGACTCTGACAGTGAAAGAGTAACACTTGGATATAAGCAGAAAAAGCCTGATCCATGGGAAAATATTGATAAAAAATACACGCCAGGCATGAAAGTTAGAGGAAAAGTAACAAGAATTGAAGATTTTGGCCTTTTTGTTGAACTTGAAGAGGGAGTTGAAGGATTGATTCACATAAGTGAACTTGACTGGACAACTCCAAAACATCCTACATATTATGCAGAAGTTGATGAATGGATAAATGCAAAAGTTCTTGATATTGACAAGGAAAAAAGAAAGCTCTCTCTGAGCCTTAAACAACTTAAGCCCAAACCATGGGAATTAGTTGCTAAAAAATACAAAGTGGGTGATAGGATTACAGGAAGAGTAAAAACAATAACAGATTTTGGAGTATTTGTCCGATTATCAGAGGGAGTTGACGGACTTATTCACATATCTGACATTTCTTGGACAAAACATGTGGAACATCCTTCAGAGTTCTTTAAAAAAGGGCAAAAAGTTGAAGCTGTAATTTTAAATTTAGAACCTGAAAAGGAAAAACTTTCATTAGGAGTAAAACAGCTTACTGAAGACCCATGGCTTAGAGAAATTCCAGAGAAATTTAAAGTGGGGGAAGTTTACAATGCTAAGGTGATTAAAAAAACAGAACACGGATTATTTGTTGATATTGAAGGAATTGTTGAGGGACTTGTGTATAATTCTGAAGTCGATAAAAATAAACCTGTTAAAGAAGGAGATGAAATAAAGGTTGTAGTTGTAAAAGTAGACAGAGATAAAAGAAAAATCGGATTAAGCATGAAAAAAGCGAATGAAGATGAAAAATAA
- a CDS encoding ABC transporter ATP-binding protein, giving the protein MLKVKNLHVSVEGRKVLEDINFSLEYGEIAVLFGPNGAGKTTFIMTLMGFPKYKIEKGKIIFKGVDITYMDISERAKLGMGISFQRPPVVRGVSLRKLLKIVSNGKNTEDEILKYAEKLNLTNHLDRDVNDGFSGGEVKRAELLQLLMQKPELVFIDEPESGVDLENIVLIGEITNHLLGRDQRVKDVKRSAIVITHTGYILDYINADRGYILFNGKLMCRGNPRDILSEIKKNGYRRCATCQ; this is encoded by the coding sequence ATGTTAAAAGTAAAAAATCTCCATGTTTCTGTTGAAGGCAGAAAGGTTCTTGAGGATATTAATTTTTCCCTTGAGTATGGAGAAATAGCAGTTCTTTTCGGACCAAATGGTGCTGGCAAGACAACATTTATAATGACATTAATGGGATTTCCAAAATATAAAATTGAGAAAGGTAAAATAATCTTTAAAGGTGTGGACATTACATACATGGATATTTCTGAAAGAGCAAAGCTTGGAATGGGAATATCCTTTCAAAGGCCTCCTGTTGTAAGAGGTGTAAGTCTGAGAAAACTTCTTAAAATTGTGAGCAATGGCAAAAACACAGAAGATGAAATTCTAAAATATGCTGAAAAACTTAATCTTACAAATCATTTGGACAGAGACGTAAATGATGGTTTTTCAGGTGGTGAGGTAAAAAGAGCAGAGTTATTGCAATTACTGATGCAGAAGCCAGAACTTGTTTTTATTGATGAACCAGAAAGTGGAGTTGATCTTGAAAACATTGTATTAATTGGCGAGATAACTAATCATCTTCTTGGAAGAGACCAGAGAGTTAAAGATGTAAAAAGAAGCGCAATTGTAATAACTCACACTGGATATATTCTTGATTACATTAATGCTGACAGAGGGTATATACTTTTTAATGGGAAACTCATGTGCAGGGGTAACCCGAGAGACATACTCTCTGAAATAAAGAAAAATGGCTACAGGAGGTGCGCCACATGCCAGTAA
- a CDS encoding helix-turn-helix domain-containing protein has protein sequence MIEKENQNVELKSRWSDENLKTVCAFANSSGGKLYIGIDDKGKIVGVNDAKKLLEDIPNKIKSKLFITPFVSVENQEGKDVIVIEVLPSTFPVFYEGKIFVRSGSTTQELTGLELSSFLLEKSGQTWDKLPSDAEEKDLDDETIEKFISLAEVRLPLIKSIKSKEELLKKLNLYTKDGKLTRGAVLLFGKNPQFYFPSAYTKVGRFKTPIDILDTIIIEGNLFEQLDHTVEAIKKHISVKFDTSVKDFSLEGLARRDIWEYPLDALREAVINALIHKDYLGTAPIQIKIFDDKIEFWNLGKLMPPLTPDDLKRQHQANQRNPQIATVFYYAGLIESWGSGTIKMVELCKESGLPEPDFINYEQGIGAFSVIFYKDIYTEENLRKMGLNERQIKAVMYVKQKGKITNKEYQKINDCHRNTANKDLSELVVKGILKESGKKGAGAFYEIAH, from the coding sequence ATGATTGAGAAAGAAAATCAAAATGTAGAACTGAAATCCAGATGGTCTGATGAAAATTTGAAAACAGTTTGTGCTTTTGCGAATTCATCGGGAGGGAAACTCTACATAGGGATAGACGATAAAGGAAAAATTGTTGGGGTAAACGATGCGAAAAAGTTGCTTGAAGATATACCAAACAAAATAAAAAGCAAGCTCTTTATTACACCTTTTGTAAGTGTTGAAAATCAAGAAGGGAAAGATGTTATCGTCATAGAAGTTTTGCCTTCCACCTTTCCTGTTTTTTATGAAGGGAAAATATTTGTAAGAAGTGGCTCCACAACGCAAGAGCTCACAGGTTTGGAACTTTCTTCCTTTCTGCTTGAAAAATCGGGGCAAACATGGGATAAACTCCCTTCTGACGCAGAAGAGAAAGATTTAGATGACGAAACCATAGAAAAATTCATCTCTCTTGCAGAAGTTCGCTTACCCTTGATAAAAAGTATCAAGTCAAAAGAAGAACTACTCAAAAAACTCAATTTATATACAAAAGATGGTAAGCTAACCCGTGGAGCAGTATTACTGTTTGGTAAAAATCCCCAGTTTTATTTTCCATCTGCTTACACAAAGGTTGGTCGTTTTAAAACCCCAATAGATATTTTGGACACAATAATTATTGAAGGAAACCTATTTGAGCAACTTGACCACACAGTAGAAGCAATTAAAAAACATATAAGTGTAAAATTTGATACCTCTGTCAAAGATTTTTCACTTGAAGGTCTTGCAAGACGCGATATATGGGAATATCCTCTTGATGCATTAAGAGAAGCTGTGATCAACGCTTTAATTCATAAAGATTACCTCGGAACTGCTCCGATACAAATCAAAATTTTTGACGATAAAATTGAATTTTGGAATTTAGGAAAACTGATGCCTCCTTTGACTCCTGATGATTTAAAAAGACAGCATCAGGCAAATCAAAGAAACCCTCAAATAGCAACTGTTTTTTATTACGCTGGTTTGATAGAATCATGGGGTTCAGGAACTATAAAGATGGTAGAACTATGTAAAGAAAGCGGATTGCCAGAACCAGATTTCATCAATTATGAGCAAGGCATAGGAGCTTTTTCTGTAATCTTCTATAAAGATATTTACACCGAAGAGAATTTAAGAAAAATGGGCTTGAATGAAAGACAGATAAAGGCAGTTATGTATGTAAAACAAAAAGGAAAGATTACAAATAAGGAATATCAGAAAATAAATGATTGCCATAGAAACACTGCAAATAAGGATCTATCAGAATTAGTAGTCAAAGGAATATTAAAAGAAAGTGGTAAAAAAGGTGCGGGAGCGTTCTATGAAATTGCACATTGA